GATGCACTGTGGTGATGATGAGTGCACACTGGCCAGCGCTGGCAGGGTGTGAAAGACTGGCTTTCCTGTTCTTATGCACTCAGCGCAGTCATGCTGCCCTCTCTGTGCAAACATGTGTCGTGTGTTTCAGCAGCGCATACATGAAAACCAAGGACTCGTCTCGGCTTACTTAAAAGGCACAGTTGTGGTcaatgttatgttttgttttttgataactAGATGGGCTGTGGTTATAGTCTCGAATTGTATTTGATGAAGATGAATGTGAATTTAAACAATGGAAGCACCCTTTGCACACAAACCACAGAGACTTTTCTTTGAAAGGTGCTGCTGTTCTATGTTGTGACTTATTTCAGCTTATTAccgaactcctctgtttgtatcctgggacactatcacccttcatgtaaatgtgctttactttgctcttatctgccccctattttactgcatttaatcctgtacttcagaatactgtaatctgccaagtgcttaacctgtagtactttgtatttaatcatatcctgatgtaactatcactatttaatcatatcctgatgtaactatcactattatctgctgtattattgaattgtggtttgtcacacttgtactttgcttgaacaaaagttattgtatttcttgctcttattgtattacttgtattgtaacacttgaaatgtatttgcttacgattgtaagtcgccctggataagggcgtctgctaagaaataaataataataatattaacacattgaaaaaaagtgtttcagAATTCAACTTAAATCGTttgcaacagattttaaacacatgCTAGCAGTTGCatcttttaaatttgtatttttgtgtgcAGGTATGTTCTCAATTAAACCATGAATTGTGTTTACAATCAGTTGGTTAAGACTTGTTAAAttcacagtgtgttcatttaATACTCAATTATCTTTAAAATCACACACATTTGGATCACACTGCTTATGGTTCTATATtggaaaaaggtaaaaaaaaaaaaaaagttgttgttttAACAGCTTTGATTATTAATTGCTTATCTTGGACAAAAACCAGCATTGGATTTATTTGTATTCCTCCTGTTGCTCCGTTCTGTTCAAACAGCGTCTTGCCAGTGCTGTCTCAACTTcgcctcctggtggatcttttcaatggcaatgtacaattcaacacatatcaaaaataaagatttacttacttttgcatgtttcaattaaattaatttactcatcttagtgcgtagttcaaagttataaatgggacaaCTTTGTCGGTTCCTTTattggcataaggatatttaataaaaaaaaacaaatagtttttttttcccaaaacatgatttctgcttttttttattttttacaaatccactgtttgacctggattatagatgcaataaggcccttcatggTGTCTGTATGTGTTGCATATATataggcgcacacacacacacacacacacacacacacacacacacacacacacacacacacacacacacacacatatatatatatatatatatatatatgtccattGACAATTTATCAGTCTGCTATTTAAAAGCAAGCTTATAGAACAACTATACTTTATACTTTACTGTGAAGATAATGAAGTCTATGGCTCATATCCAAAACATTAAGCACTTGTGTCTAGATCTCAATTGAATGTATGATCTGGTGCACCTTCAATGCCTTTAATGCACTCTTGTAATACTTTGAGAATGGAAGTGAAGTTCAATATAATGACAGAAGCAAGACTGTATTCAAATACAGAAAAGGACTTGTTCAGTTAAATGATTTTCCATTGCTTCATCTTTCCTCTTGAAAACGACCTCTGTGAGGAGAGGATAAATAATTCTGGTCAGATCACAAATGAAAATCAAAACGCTATTAAACATTTCACTGTCAAATATGTTTGTATAAAGTATTTACAAGAACAAAAAGACCATGATATTTAAGAAACTAGAACCATTAGTACTCTAGCACGTTTAGGTTCTATAGAATGGGTTCCATTTGGAATCAAAAGGTTCTAAACCCATTTGGAGACCCAACACCAATGgttctattttaaattattttctgttttgatagTTTATATTAACAAGTTTTCTTTGGGGACACCTTTAATAATGCCCCTTTAATAATACGGAAATATACACTAGAATGaatctacaaatacagttttattaagtcAGTATTAAGGTAAATTGACCCTAGAAATACGGTATTTGTTTTGTAGTGTGTAGCGCTGGCACAAAGGGCTGTATTCTCACTTGGTTTACGCGCTGGAAGAAAAACGTAACCCAAGTGAGAATAAGAGAATAAACCAAACTAAACTAAATATTTCATTGCAATTACCTTTGCTCGTTATTGTTCCAGAGAACTACAGCAAAGTGAATCCACATCGCAACGAGAACTCCGAGAATGAAGACATACCGCCAGACCGAATAAGGAAAGCAATCTGCATCTGAAACACAAGCTAAACAGAGATACAAAAAAAAGTCGAACGAAATACAGTTCGTAGAAAAGTTGGGTACAGTTTGTCGCTTTCGTTTTGATATAGGATGCTCCGACATTGTTAATCTCTTGTCCTCACTTGAAGACGGGTGATTTTCAAGCACCGGTGTGATTCTACTGAtgggtttaattaattaatgctctagctgtttattttatatttctggGAGGGCTTCAAATGTATAACAAAACAAGCATAAAAACTGGGGCCCGTTTCTATAGATCAATACGATGTATCAGTACTACGACGTGAAGCACAATATACGCTAGAGAGAGCGTTTCTATATGAAGTTTCTCACACTGCTTGGTCGTATTACCTGTCGTATTCCATCAACACCAATTTACCTGCCGCATAAATACAACCGGAAGACCACAGTCACTTCCCTCATTGAACTTTGAGAAACATGGCCGCTCTCATTTATGCTGTGTGTGACATAGACCGAGACATTTACAGCGACAGAAGGTATCGGAAGATGTGTGCGATGTGTGCATCTTCTGGAGTTGATATCAAAAGATAATTCTCGTGGCTATTTGACACGCTGACAATCCGGAAGTGTGGATGCGATGCTTGCTGAACATTAGATGACCTTTTAAAAGGTGAATTGCtcattaaacaaacacatttataaatccAGCACAGCCTTATCGCTCTACCAAATAGATCTATCAAAGTGACCGCAATGTAAACCATGTTACATTATAGAAATCCGGATATACCTTGATGCCCTATATCTATATtataatgctttatttatttatttatttaagtaagaATGAAAAAACAACTGATCCCCCAAAATGTTCAGGTTTATAACTCTCTTACCGGTCTTGCTCACGCTTTTGCTCAGATCGCGCCCGCTCTCTGTTTCCACTACACACGTGCACACGGCCCCGCTGCTCCAGACCTCGCCCGGAATGGTGATCTGATTCCTGATAAAGTCCGGAGTGGACTCGCTGGAATCTCCGGATCCGGAGTCGGTCAGTTCGTGTTCGATGAGCCAGTAGACACGAGCCTGCTCGGATACCCCGAACACCAGACACACTAAAGTAGCGGCGCCGCTGGACTGGACTTCGCCGTCTGACTCTGAAGGGGTGAGGATTTCAATATAAGCGGGGTCATCGGAGCGTTCTGTATTGGAAACAATAAGAGCGAtgtgaatatataaaacattaagaACGACATGCTGGATAATAACGTGTTGTACTATATAGTGTCAGATCAGCAAAATATTGCCCAGAAAAAAATCTATAACATGAATTAGTTTAGGGAATGATTTAGGTAACCTATAAGACACTGTAAGCCATAGCTGGATGTATTAGAGAATATGACAGCGATGTATGCTGTTCTTGAAGAAAGCTGTACAGCTAAACGTCGGCTTCAAGCTTAAACCCAGTCCGGTGTCCAAAATTGCCACAGAAGAACACGATACTGCATTTACTCTCCATGTTCGCCTCCGACCCGCTGCAACATCGCCTCACTGCCCTTAAAGCAAACACatttcatcataataacacattaTTTCAGAAACCATCATACCTATTCAATACCTTTCTTTCTTACCTCGTATTACTAACGTGGATCCATTGCCCATGTATATAGCTGAGCTCCTAATAAAACCGCAATAGTAAGTCCCGGAATCCTTCACCTGCGCGTTGTTTAGGTTCAGGGAACAGGTTTTCTCGATTTCGTCGCCTGCGAAGCTGCCACCGGCTCTGACACTTTGATAAGTTTCCAGGGTCGGGATGCTGTTGGACCGCAGTTTGAACCAGATGACAGTGAAACACTTTCCAATCATGTCCTCGATATCGCAGGTCAAGTTTACGCTGCTCCCGACCTCGGCTCTGACTAAGGGCGGGTATTGGAACAGTCCTGCATCTGCAACTGAAacgagaacaaaagaaaaatgaagagcCTACGGTTTatatctctaataataataataataataataataataataataataataataataataattgcaagagTTTATTGTTGTATTGCAAACAGCAATACAAGGCCAACCAAAATATGTTAAGAATTTACTCggtaaatgaaaataataatttcactttGCAAATTCATTTTTGTTAATGAGTGAATAGAAAAAGTGTCCTAATGTAATATTAACTTGTatctacattaataataataataataataataataataataataataataataataataataataatacctcaaACTCTAGAAAGTTGTATCGTTttcattaaataatacattgaaatcgTATTCTGTATAAATTGTACCGCGCCcaacaaaaataaaccatatAGGTCAATCGaaacaaaaaaatagtaataatattatACCAAAATGCAAGAGTAATATAAAAGTGAAACACAGATGTGTTGTGCGATGTTAGAATATAAACAGTAAAGCCACGCTTACCTTGCAGCGTGTAGAATAGCAGAATGAGCCGGAGCAGCATGGTGGGAAGTGCACAGCAAGGCTGGCGAGGATGTTGTGTGTGTGATCCGCACTGCAGACACTATCAGTGAACAGGGCAAGAAGAGGGGCTGCAACAGACAAGCCAGGAAGTGCAGATATTGTATACAGTTCCCGCTACCAGGTCGTTCAGTAGTACCACACCACACGATACATTGCACACATATAGTACGGCTCTTTAAGAACTCCCTGGTTATCCTGTAACCAAAAACTTCGTACatacagcggtgtgtaaatgtattagaacaccccattgcttctgtatcagaacaccccattgcttctgtattagaacaccccattgcttctgtattagaacaccccattgcttctgtatcagaacaccccattgcttctgtattagaacaccccattgcttctgtatcagaacaccccattgcttctgtattagaacaccccattgcttctgtattagaacaccccattgcttctgtattagaactccccattgcttctgtattagaacaccccattgcttctgtattagaacaccccattgcttctgtatcagaacaccccattgcttctgtattagaacaccccattgcttctgtattagaacaccccattgcttctgtatcagaacaccgcattgcttctgtattagaactccccattgcttctgtattagaacaccccattgcttctgtattagaacaccccattgcttctgtatcagaacaccccattgcttctgtattagaacaccccattgcttctgtattagaacaccccattgcttctgtattagaacaccccattgcttctgtattagaactccccattgcttctgtattagaacactccattgcttctgtatcagaacaccccattgcttctgtatcagaacaccgcattgcttctgtatcagaacaccccattgcttctgtattagaacaccccattgcttctgtattagaacaccccattgcttctgtattagaacaccccattgcttctgtattagagcaccccattgcttctgtatcagaacaccccattgcttctgtatcagaacaccccattgcttctgtatcagaacaccccattgcttctgtatcagaacaccccattgcttctgtatcagaacaccccattgcttctgtatcagaacaccccattgcttctgtatcagaacaccccattgcttctgtatcagaacaccccattgcttctgtatcagaacaccccattgcttctgtattagaacaccccattgcttctgtattagaacacaacattgcttctgtattagaacaccccattgcttctgtatcagaacaccccattgcttctgtatcagaacaccccattgcttctgtattagaacaccccattgcttctgtattagaacaccccattgcttctgtattagaacacaacattgcttctgtatcagaacaccccattgcttctgtatcagaacaccccattgcttctgtattagaacaccccattgcttctgtattagaacaccccattgcttctgtatcagaacaccccattgcttctgtattagaacaccccattgcttctgtattagaacacaacattgcttctgtattagaacaccccattgcttctgtattagaacaccccattgctagGCAAATgaatgattgtctaatttaatggaCGACTTTATTGGCTGaacatgcaatttaaaaaaaacagtaagagaaaaggagcacggagccacacatggtaaatgcatgatactttttagaagttgtttaagatgcctaattgtTTTTTCAGGGTAAGGTTGCGCTACACTGCATAGGCTACTGTACACTGAACCGATGTGCTTGAGCACTCTGGGGCCGTTTGCACCCTGTAAGGTTTAGCATAGTATAAGCAGTGGAGGCGGGGTCAGTATACTAGTCATTTATTATAGAttcaatatttgaaatatatcGTGAGAatcgttgggggggggggggggggtatttattAATTCCAGGTCTTAATACATTGTAgagtagtttttattttgaagGGTGGATTTGCTGAATAAGTTGCTTTgtcagttttaatgttatttctccGTTCCTGTACTGTAGTGGAGCTTGGACCCCGGAAAGGAGGCTGAGCGGTGTGTATTACTTGGGCATGATTTGGGTGCAATTGAACCTTGGACAAAGGATGGTTGTTTGTTCATAATTAAAACATTCATGAATTTGGGTTAAATGCATCTGATGCTTATCGGTCTTTCACCATTGTGTCTTTGCTTTTAAAAACGTTACGTTACGTATAATATAAGACATATTTAAacagatcagcaaagaaaatgcAAACAAAACCAATGTCGACGTGATAACTGCTGCAGAAGCTTAAAATGTGTGTTATTATAATTGATTGATTTGGCAGCCgcctttatacaaggcgacttgcaggtgttacagggcagtacagggttgcAATGCAAACTTCATATTTAGAtacagtagtttacagtaagtgcaatagtaggactgaaatacaatatgaactaggaagcAAAaaattaggattacaacaagctccctttcaagtatgaaatgtaaccattaccgaatgggattTCTATCCCATTAGGTaacggttacatttctatttcaggcatccagggttatgataataacccaacgttATATCTACAATCTcataatagtagtgcaaggatagtgcattagggGAGTGGCCGGAACACGGTGCCCAGGTCAGGCAAGCCCAGTGCATGTTAAGAGCGGCAGATCAAGAGACCTACAAGCGCGGTCTAAACacgtgggtcttgaggaggcagcggaaggcagtgagagaggAAGCAGTCCTGGAGTTACGTATACATAATCCAgttgtaatttcattttaaaacaatagcCTAGTAGGctacagcattataaacacaCTGCAAGATTATGTgtaatttgtaaaaaatacatatcatgaTTTAACTTAGTGATTCCATCTATTGTATATCATTGGAGCTGCAGTTTCGTTTGATTATCAAGTGATTGCAATATACACACGTCATAATGGGGGGGGGTGACCCACATACCAATCCTTCCACGAGGCCCATGAAGTCTCTCGGCGGCCCTGGGTGAAATATCGTGGTACCTTTTAAAGGTTACATTAAAAAcgatttatttttctataaagGTTGGATAACTTTATAGACAACATATAAAAAACAGTACTCTTTCCAAATACTAACTTGACTAATTGCAGGGTCTGTGACATAAGctgcagtgtactgtactgtacaaaacaTCACATTAAATGTATAGATACGTTGCAGCTGTTTGTCTGCCCCTTGAAATTCTTATCGATTGGGTCATGTTGAGGTTTGGGTTGTGTTGCATAACTAGCTGCTCTGTACTTTAGATGTCGGTTTATAGCGGTTCCTAGAATCGTGAGTGCTAATACATTGACTGGTCTAGCAAAGGGAGACCTTTTGAAGTTGTGGCAACAAATACTGTTGTGGCATTTAGAAGCGGGAGGCCAGGTGGGTGTGCGCTCACTGGCTGTACACTTCCGGACACACCAGACCACATTTTCTATATCACTTTACAAAACGCAGAAGCATACATGCGAGTACAGGCCAAAGCAGGCAAGCCACAAAACACGAGAGAAGCTAGCATCCTGCATGTACTAGGTGTGTGAAATAGATTATATATGCAGAAAGAAAAGCGGTCTATGACGTTTGAGTTTGGATTACATAAACGTACCACTAGGGAAAAAAACTGTACTACAAAGTAAATGATTTTCAAAAGACATTTAAACCacgctgctgttgttttttcgTCTTTACTAACAGTTGAAATCCATTGGTAGAAGTAACTAACATTATGTGCAGGAGGTCATCTGTCTACGAGTGCGTCATCATACATATAAAATCTTAAATCACAAATGATTTCTCCACCAGAGGGTGCACTTCCAGCGCATGCTGATATGAGaaaggtttttttgtttaatagctGTGTATAAAacgctgtgtgtgcgtgcgtgtgtgtgcgtgcgtgcgtgcgtgccgcAGTTGATGCTCTGCTGGGAGGTGAATGTTGTTCGTGGTTGAGAATAGAACTTTCCTGAAACCGGACAGTCTGATCATCAGTGTAAAACCAAACAACGTGTGATTTTAGCAGGGGGTACATTAACTTTCAATAGATGACCAGGAAATACAAATGACCAGCATAAGTGTCTTTTCACCTGGAAAGATATCCTTGAGCCACCTACTCATCacattttaaaccacaaaacttCTCCATAACAGTTGCACATTTTCTAAGCGCAATAAGACCCTCCTAGGGGCCTCATTACACACGTGGGCGGTCCGGTATTAACCAATACCGCTCACCCTGTCTgatgtcttattgcttacatagaTGTGTCATATTCCTTAAAGGCAGTGTCTGTGTCATTCTGTAAACGCTGGTGTTTAGGGTTTTGTGATCTCAACCTGGTTAAACGCTTGTGTTTAAGATCtaaacatgtgtacttacatgcaaataattataagaataaaattaaattttttaaaaaaaagaaaccaaatggTGTTTAGATGATCTCTTTGTGGGATATCCAAGAAGTATAAGAATGAACTCCTCTACGTTTCCTgttgccagacattttaacacacaAGACCACG
This DNA window, taken from Acipenser ruthenus chromosome 35, fAciRut3.2 maternal haplotype, whole genome shotgun sequence, encodes the following:
- the LOC131705113 gene encoding uncharacterized protein LOC131705113, whose amino-acid sequence is MLLRLILLFYTLQVADAGLFQYPPLVRAEVGSSVNLTCDIEDMIGKCFTVIWFKLRSNSIPTLETYQSVRAGGSFAGDEIEKTCSLNLNNAQVKDSGTYYCGFIRSSAIYMGNGSTLVIRERSDDPAYIEILTPSESDGEVQSSGAATLVCLVFGVSEQARVYWLIEHELTDSGSGDSSESTPDFIRNQITIPGEVWSSGAVCTCVVETESGRDLSKSVSKTACVSDADCFPYSVWRYVFILGVLVAMWIHFAVVLWNNNEQRGRFQEER